Below is a window of Plasmodium chabaudi chabaudi strain AS genome assembly, chromosome: 10 DNA.
aaaaaaaagacgtGGAAGAAAGAAAGGAAAAAAACGAGGTAGAAAGAAAGgagttaaaaataaaagtaaattatttattaatggCGAAAATCAATCGACTATTGGTAATAACAAACAAGCAAATTATAGTGGAAACTTCACATCCtatgataattataagaATCATTCATTATCACATCTAACAAAAGAACAGATAAACGAATTAGAaacacaaaatgaaaatgatatattaagcTCCGATTTAGTACCTATAGATAAAGATATTATTATCGATCTATTATGTGAAGATGATGAATTAATAGAgagttatattaaaaactCTCGATTTgtagataaaaatttaatatgcctattaataaatatgaataatgtACAGAAGAAATTAAGTTTTATATGTAATgaattgttaaaaaaaataataaaagaaaataaaatgccTCCTAAAATATCTGAAAATACTAAGAAATGCGAACAGATaacttataaatatattatgtttgAAAGATGGAATCAACTTAGATATTcacttttttataatttatttttaataaataataatattggtGTTACAATTGAAAATGCTAATATAAGGAGTAGTTCGAATTTAAATTCGATAAatacttataaaaaatattcagtTAATTCTATTTTTGATTTACATAAATTTGCTACtaagtataaaaaacataaataccCTCCATTTGAATATAgtatcttttttaaatacaaagATTTCAAAAACGTTCGATCCATAACTTATGAAAGTGATAACAGTGATGATGTTAAAAGTGTGAATCCTGAAAAAGAAGATGCAaacaaaaatgttaaaacACATCAAGATgaaattcatttatttgttaatgATAAAGATAAATTTTGTGGATTCTCAAATACAACagatttaaatattactccgattttttatcattgcTGTGTTTGCTTTAACGACGATTATAACAGTATGCAATTTGGTGATGAAGAAGATAATCCACAAAATGGTGGACAAAATGATTCAACTCAAAATGTTATGGCTATTCCTGGGCTTGATAACAAAGATACTAATGTAAAGGAAAACAACGAAGTTGAAAagaaagaagaaaaagataatataaaaaattcgaCAAACACAAATAATGATACTAAAACGAAAGATAAACCAACATTAGATGagaataaaacaaaaaatgttgaTATTGCTGGAACAAATTGTAAAGAGAATATTAtagaaattgaaaataatataaaaagttgtaaaaatatcatgTTAAAATGTTATAGATGTTATATGCATGCtcataaatattgttatatatcAATTAAAAAGAATGAAGATAACAATAGTATAgctattttacaaaataataatatttcaaatcCAAATGAATGGCTATGTCAAAGATGtgaatttgaaaaaaaaacattaggAACGAATTATCTATACCTATTCGATAGTAATAttaaatgttatatatgtttagaAAGAGGAGGTGCATTTTGTCAACTTCAagatcatatttttattcatatctTTTGtgctatattttgtattccAGATTTATTAGTAAATACTAATATTAACTTGCAAAacttttatgaatatattaatttaaatagttTGCATCTAACTCAGGAAATACATTCAATAGTTcacaaaaaacaaaaaggtaaaaaaattaaaaataaaaaaatagccaattcagataaaacaaaagaaCCCATGATCGAATCCTCAGCCAATGCTACCCACACTTCTCTAAATGAACAAACCAATTTAGAAACTAACGAAAACGAAACAAAGGTATTAACCAAAACGGACATGGCTGACTGTACTAAAATtgatgatgaaaaagaaaataattcacaaaataataatacaaatgcaaacaaaaaggaaagaaaaaaaaaacaagacattaataattcaaataaaagaacgagaaaaatatatgaattcttttcttttataaaaagagATAAAGATACAAAATCAAATGAAGATGAagatgatgatgaaaatttgaaaaaaaaaaaaaaaaaaacatctGAAAGTGataatgatgaagaaataaagaaagacaataaaatgaattCCGATGATGAAACCAACTTAAAAGATTCAAAAAATGGTAATgaagttaaaaatataaaaaatgaagaagacAATTTAAATTCATATTTGGAAAATGAATCACACATGTCTTCATCAGATTATCTTTCATCGTCTTTATCAGAAatgtcatttttttctaaacaTTCTTTGAAACGAAATGATAATGAAGATGAAGAAGTAGACGAGATGGAAGAGAAAAAGagaatacaaaaaataataaagggaccatatattttaaatggaTATAAACAAGAAAAAGCTAGATGTGATGTTTGTTTAAAGACACAAGGAATTTTAATGAAGTGCTTTAATATGGAttgtgaaaaatatatgcatccATTATGTGCATTTATGTGTGGATTACATATTAAATgcaaaaattcaaataaaaaatttttaaatttccAAAACAAAATCGATTATTGCTTCCCTagaatattcttttttattagatGTATCAACCATTctgttaaaaaatgtggGGTTGTAAATGTTTATGaagaattaattaaaagaaggcgaaaatatttaaatagaGATTTATatccaaatatatatgaaaatattaaaaaagaaaggaaacaaaaaaattcattaaaattaaaaattcgtaataataatttagctacaactaataataataaaaatgatatgtTTGAAGTTTTggcatataattttaattatctATATCCTTATCAATATagcttttttcttttaccAAACTTGtattctataaaaaatgatatgtGTGCTGTTTGCTttacacaaaataaaaaaaaggaattattatattgtaaATACTGCAACGTATGTGTACATAAAACATGCTACTTAGTGGATACTTCATCACTTGAATATTtctattataaaaaaaaaaaaaaaaaaaaaattcatacaTCCCTTGTACATAGCAAAGAACAGAAAGTTAAACACTTATCATTCAAGGttaaggaaaaaaaaaaaaatattatcgcCATGTTACAAAACAAAGCTATGCAACCAAATGATAATGCAGTTCCTACTCTTCAAAATGAAGAACCAAAGGAACAAGAGATATCCCAAAAATTGGAAGAcgaaacaaatataaaaaattcaaacaCCTTTAAAGAGttaatacaaaatgaaataaacaGTTGCTTACAAACAGCTAGCCATTTTAATGATATTGAATGtgtgaaaatgataaaaaaatttaataaaaaatccaACTCTTTTAGTCATTTAAGAAgagaagaagaaaaattattaacagATACAGAAGATATAGAAGAAcagaaattatttatttgtgaTATTTGtgcaaataattataattatgaaaatgctaattgtatattatgtaGTAGAAAAGGTGGAGCTATCAAAATGGTTAGaataaatgattatataaaaacagataaaaataaaaataaaaaaaatagctttttaaaacatgaaaaaaattctgtttttattcatatgcAATGTGCTTTATATTCACCACAAATTGTTATACATGATATAGCTGAAGAATATTatcaattatataattatgacAATATAGCAAATAAAGAACAATCTGTcgataaacaaaaaagtaATGTATATTCAGATTCAGAAATCTtacaattaaataaagaaaattattatgatgaaaaacaaaaattgttaaatgaatttttttataaacaatatacatatacaaatcttaaaaaatcagctaaaaaaaattttctaaatataaaaaaaggtaaTTCTACAGGTGCCCCTAGAGGAAGACCACCATTACATAATACATCTATAGAACCCATATCGGAACATGTTAAATTTACATCTAACAATGATAATTACGAAAATcgatttaataaaataggtTTAAACAAATCAGACCTATTTGATCCCACCATAGatgtagaaaataaaaataaggaGGACgaagatgaagaaaatgaatatgatgaaaaaatcaAAAGGCGAAAAAAGATGAATGATCTTAAAATTGCTAATTTTGATCAAACagttttaataaaagataataatatcgAACAAAAAGATCCTGTACAACCAACTGAAAGAAGACGAGGAAGAATGCGAAAATCGCAATCCATACAtaacaataaaaaggaaGTACAATCAATAGAACAATTGAAGGGAGAAACtgattataaaatacattCTGTGAATAATGAACCAACTGGtgaaatagaaaaatataataatgaattagTTAAAAGTAGTAGCaccaattttaaaataaacaatttagATGACAATACTAAAAATGTATCTATGCTATTTGAtggaataaataattattattataatttaaataaaaaaaagaaaaattataaaataataataaaggatcaattaaaaaaatacttaaataaaaatacatgtTGTGTATGTAATATGACTTATGGATATACACACAAATGTATAGAAACATcatgtaataattattttcatatatctTGCGctaaaatacataatttttttttcgaatatgattataattttttaaaagcaCATCCTAATATTACAAATTTAGATATAACCAAAATACCTAattcaattatattttgtgaaGATCATTCAAAAAATCGAAGAAAAGCAAAACCATCAATCCaacttttttcaaaattacgATCCTTTCTTGAGCTTGCTAATATTGTTGTAaatcaaatgaaaaagaaagaagaaataaaatataattggattagaaaatattttgaaggTAGCCAAACAATACAACATGCTGACAGTAAAAATgctgaaaataaaaatacaaaactTTTAACAATCAATGATGATCCTAACTATtgtgaaaatgataataattttaattataaacatgGAATGAGTtgggaaaataattatacaaatcGAAATTctaaagatgaaaatattcttaATTCTGCTAATGATCAATTTAATTCGGAAAGCTCTAAAAAGGAATAtgacaaaaattattttattaaaaaaaatattatgaatgaTCTAGATATTATTACTGATCAACTTAAAAGTGATGAAAGcaatttatttgatgatAATGAAAGTGATATCAATGATAGTGATTATAGTGAAGAAACGGAtgagaaaaataaagacattaataatgatgaagatTGTTTAAGTGAAGATTATTTTAAAGAGGACAGCAATTCGGAATAacctatatatttttaatcctatttaaaaaagttgcaaacatattttttacttaaacttattataattaaaattgatttatattcattttatttttttgataatattagtGCGTACATATGtgcattaattttttttttttttttttgtgaaaatttttactaaaaaaatggtaAGGCATTTTAATGTCTAACAATTgctatacaaaataaaaaaaaaaaaaaataaaaaaaaacattaacataaattaaaaaaaaatattaaatagcTATTTATTACTTTTGTTAAAAACAATGAGGCAATAAACAAAACAATGAAAAggtattcaaaaaataactaCACACCATGTGTGCATGTAGAAAGGTACTTCCAATATGTCAATATTCATtaagataataaaaaaattctaaaataattctacaatttttatttcacaaattttattcaaCATCTGTATCATCATGGCTATCTGACTCGTCTTCATAGGCTTGTCGTGATGGCTGCCAAATCTGAAGAGAGTTATCCTCACTAATAGAAGAGATCATCTACGTcgtaaaaaagaaacatacatatatgtatatatgaaacTATGTAGTTATaagcataatatatacgaACAAATGGTGAATCACATTTTATGcactatattttataccaTTGAATAAGATGAATTAAGAGAAAAATCTAATACATTTGAAGAATGACCACcatgaataaatataagttCAGGTGGACCATCTTGAGAATCCTCATAAGTTTGCTCTATTCCAATCTTATTagtatcaaaaaaataaatatatttatcgctagatgatgatgataaaattcCTGGCTGATACTTATCCCattgtaattttattatattttctttttgggAAATTATTCGATGTAATGATTTATTAGTATAACGAATATCCCATAAAtcaatttctttatttgttcCACCTGTTGCaaatatattcttattaTGTGGATTAACATCAATTGCATTTAATGTATGACTTGTGACCTTTATTGAATTTACTGCATTCTTACTAcgtatatcatatatatgtaattgCCCATCATCTGACACTGTTAATATGTTTTGATCACGCCAACAACAATCTTCCAATGgaatgttattattaaaaaatttaataacaGGTTGTATCATACCTTTAGAAGAATTATCATTGGTATTAGCTAGCGATGGGTCTGTAGTTGTATCACATTTTACACTAACATTATCATTGGATATACTACTGGAATTTATATCCCATACACATAAATAGGAATCATCTGCACACGATGCTATCAAATTCGTTTCTTTATCCCATTGTAATCCCCATCCTTCACCTGAATGACCTTTTAAAGtataatcaaaattatatacaatactATTCTTTAATTCTGTTTCATCATATTCataatcatttaaatttaaaatatgtatatttccATTGGATGAAAAACAAGCTATaatgttgtttttttcgGGATTAcaacttattttatttatttcacattcatgatatatttttttttttatcttaaATTTATTCGTTGTATCATTAGATGAATTATGTCTAAAATCTCCAATCTTGtcgtaataaaaattggatTGAGATAGCTCTTCGCTTGGTAAACTCACCTGAcaaagtgaaaaaaaaaaaaaaaatagctatttAGCTAGccattataaattaaaaaaaaatatattacatgaATGCATATTTGTAATGTAGCTCAATTTGGATTGTTTATTACTTCTAAAACGAGGATGTAGTTATTTTTCTCAGTGCTATACGTCCCTAGTATTAAGTCTTGAGAGTAATAATCCTGGCTTCGTCtacatgaaaaaaaagcaggtgttgaaaataaagcaaGAAATCGATTACATGCGCACACACATAAACATTCATACAGCATAAGCATGTTTGCATAACTATGCATTAGTGATACTCTGCATTTCGTACTTGTACACGTTGGGCATCCATTCAACAAAGAGGGACGGCCATTCACAgttatatatcataattaCATTATAAAGCAAGATTGTGTTATATTGCCAATACTTTGAATTTTCTACATTGGCATTTATGTAATTGGATTGTGgttcttcatttttattatttatatcattaaaattattcagGTTATTACCctgttttttcattttaactTAATATTGTACATAaacatgtatataatattttcttttatgcACCCAGTAACGATATTTTATGCTACATGGAAGACCATCGACCTTCGATCTCGTTCATGAAGAcgtgcatatatttatgttatgTATATTTGGTTATATATCTTTAAGACTATTTTTTCgcattataattatatgaaggtagcaaaaatgaattttataaaaatcattttGGTGTCGAagaatgtatatattatttatttgtaacGATAATATTAGTCACAATATGAATAAACCATTAGTTAAGTATAAATGTGTATTaacaatttattaatactcttgaaataatattttatcatatttaacaatatggttaataatttaaaaattgtaacaCTTGAAATAgtgtatttaaaataatattaagaatacaaattgttttttgggtttttttaaatattcccATACcccaataaaaataaaaacctTGAAAATTCcatttagaaaaatttattaaaaagctttaagaaatattttaaaaatatataatcattagttaaaagatatttgtaaaatagtatgtaaaaataatgcataaATACTACATAAATAACTACATACTTTAATAAATCCcaagttataaaaatatatacacacaaaAATACGTACATACGAGCACGATACCATTACCAAACGAATGGAAcgctattatattttttcaaaaaaattttttaaatatatctaagttgaaaaaagtaaaaatagcCACAACCACCAGTTATTTTAATCATTTATTAAgcaaatatttacatacatttttaataagaaataaagaaaaaaaacacattttcttagttaataattattttccgatttatattttttttttattttttggaaaTGAAGGAAGAAAGGCTTTTAAAATACAtttcttataaaaaaataataaaattatttaatttttttctcaaaATATTACTGAAATATCGCTAATTGATAATAGTTCTATTTCACCATGGTTTCcaaatttgttaatattttcttttttgtgtaaaccttttcaattttaattataacaCCATTTGATAAGATCAAactgtgcatatatataactactctattttttttttccagtTTGTTTCACATTGt
It encodes the following:
- a CDS encoding chromatin assembly factor 1 P55 subunit, putative is translated as MKKQGNNLNNFNDINNKNEEPQSNYINANVENSKYWQYNTILLYNVIMIYNCEWPSLFVEWMPNVYKRSQDYYSQDLILGTYSTEKNNYILVLEVSLPSEELSQSNFYYDKIGDFRHNSSNDTTNKFKIKKKIYHECEINKISCNPEKNNIIACFSSNGNIHILNLNDYEYDETELKNSIVYNFDYTLKGHSGEGWGLQWDKETNLIASCADDSYLCVWDINSSSISNDNVSVKCDTTTDPSLANTNDNSSKGMIQPVIKFFNNNIPLEDCCWRDQNILTVSDDGQLHIYDIRSKNAVNSIKVTSHTLNAIDVNPHNKNIFATGGTNKEIDLWDIRYTNKSLHRIISQKENIIKLQWDKYQPGILSSSSSDKYIYFFDTNKIGIEQTYEDSQDGPPELIFIHGGHSSNVLDFSLNSSYSMMISSISEDNSLQIWQPSRQAYEDESDSHDDTDVE